In a genomic window of Bradyrhizobium sp. LLZ17:
- a CDS encoding enoyl-CoA hydratase-related protein, whose product MSEPLEIDTGTHELLAQIRNSVAIVTLNRPEARNAFPNRLLPVMGKLIERLGEDPKVRSILITGAGTAFCAGGDVKDMGQSSATPEPDFEQRVIDLIVEGRMLTGTLVATRKPTVAAIPGPAAGAGLALALACDIRIAAQSAFFTTAFARIGLSGDCGLAWLLTRVVGFSRARELMFLSERIDARRAEALGLVNRVVSDGDLGETAFALAASLAEGPPVALGFIKDNLDHAMTSTFLESVAYEAGNLIRTKVTLDHKEGVRAFADKRSPSFEGH is encoded by the coding sequence ATGTCTGAACCACTGGAAATCGATACGGGAACACATGAGTTGCTGGCGCAAATCCGCAACAGCGTAGCTATCGTCACGCTCAACCGGCCTGAGGCGCGGAACGCTTTTCCGAACCGCCTGCTTCCGGTAATGGGCAAGTTGATCGAACGCTTGGGCGAGGATCCGAAGGTTCGCTCGATTCTTATCACCGGTGCGGGGACCGCCTTCTGCGCTGGCGGTGATGTAAAAGACATGGGGCAGAGTTCGGCAACGCCCGAACCAGATTTCGAACAGCGCGTTATAGATCTCATCGTAGAAGGTCGAATGTTGACTGGTACGCTGGTCGCGACGAGGAAGCCGACTGTCGCGGCTATCCCAGGTCCGGCGGCAGGCGCGGGCCTTGCGCTAGCCCTAGCCTGTGACATCCGCATTGCCGCACAGTCCGCCTTTTTCACCACCGCGTTTGCGCGCATCGGATTGTCGGGCGACTGCGGTTTGGCCTGGCTGCTGACGAGAGTGGTCGGATTCTCCCGCGCGCGCGAACTTATGTTTCTGTCAGAGCGCATTGATGCGCGGCGGGCGGAAGCGCTCGGCCTTGTCAACCGCGTGGTGTCAGATGGAGATTTGGGCGAGACTGCGTTTGCGCTTGCGGCTTCTCTTGCAGAAGGTCCTCCGGTCGCGCTCGGCTTTATTAAGGATAATCTGGATCACGCCATGACCTCCACGTTTCTTGAGTCGGTCGCATATGAGGCCGGGAACCTAATCAGGACGAAAGTAACCCTTGACCATAAGGAGGGCGTGCGTGCGTTCGCGGATAAGCGAAGCCCCTCTTTCGAGGGACATTAA